Proteins from one Sabethes cyaneus chromosome 2, idSabCyanKW18_F2, whole genome shotgun sequence genomic window:
- the LOC128735316 gene encoding venom serine protease-like — MGQAVFQELFARLLTPVAIYAVVCSSFVSFAQGQYTGCDYYQQVASGQTYAVFSPNYGNLYPANTYCRWTLVTTPGSRIALSCPDVYIPQSTSCYYDKLLISAGGKTDLSDAKAYCGTGTITTESTGSGMVITLEAGATSYGGRFYCTAKKIDCQCGMRRKKKIVGGTETLVNEFPMMAALDDTAANNGFLCGATIITPYHTITAAHCPVGHSISNLVVQVGDHDVASATETPYTATYRVASIKIHESYNATTSLNDLAIIRTQTQMIFNTGVSPVCLPFKYYQSTFVGMELEAVGWGSTDFGDAKSKVLLKVDLPVIDPGKCFQTYKNFAATQICTLAVGKDTCQGDSGGPLFYTDYYNGLVYLVGVVSYGMACATNDPSVSTRVTDYLNWIMQNTPEWTYCYQ; from the exons ATGGGGCAAGCTGTTTTCCAGGAACTGTTTGCTCGGCTGTTGACTC CGGTTGCGATTTATGCGGTAGTTTGCTCATCCTTCGTAAGCTTTGCGCAAGGACAGTACACGGGCTGCGATTACTACCAGCAAGTTGCCTCGGGTCAGACATACGCTGTCTTCTCGCCTAATTATGGAAACCTCTATCCAGCCAACACGTACTGCCGCTGGACGTTGGTTACCACTCCCGGGTCGAGGATTGCTCTGTCTTGTCCCGACGTCTACATTCCACAG AGCACATCCTGTTACTACGATAAATTACTGATCTCCGCCGGGGGCAAAACCGACCTGTCTGATGCGAAAGCTTACTGTGGAACCGGAACGATAACAACGGAGTCGACCGGCAGTGGTATGGTTATCACACTTGAAGCAGGAGCTACCAGCTACGGGGGAAGGTTTTACTGTACGGCTAAGAAAATCGATTGTCAGTGCGGCATGAGGCGTAAG AAAAAGATCGTTGGCGGAACAGAAACGCTTGTGAACGAGTTTCCGATGATGGCTGCCCTAGATGACACCGCAGCGAACAATGGATTTTTATGCGGGGCTACAATAA tAACGCCCTATCACACAATCACTGCCGCCCACTGCCCGGTCGGTCACAGCATCTCGAACTTGGTGGTGCAAGTTGGTGACCACGATGTCGCATCCGCAACGGAAACACCATACACGGCAACCTATCGTGTGGCATCCATCAAGATTCACGAATCGTACAATGCGACCACCAGCTTGAATGATCTCGCAATCATTCGAACGCAAACTCAGATGATCTTCAACACTGGCGTCAGCCCCGTTTGTCTACCGTTCAAGTACTATCAGTCCACGTTCGTCGGAATGGAGCTGGAAGCCGTTGGTTGGGGATCTACCGATTTCGGAGATGCCAAGTCGAAGGTACTGCTGAAGGTCGACCTTCCCGTAATCGATCCGGGCAAATGCTTCCAAACTTATAAAAACTTTGCAGCCACGCAAATCTGTACCTTGGCGGTGGGGAAAGATACGTGCCAAGGTGACTCGGGCGGGCCGTTATTCTACACGGATTACTACAATGGGCTGGTCTATTTGGTGGGTGTCGTCAGCTACGGTATGGCCTGTGCAACAAACGACCCGAGTGTAAGCACCCGAGTAACTGATTACTTAAATTGGATCATGCAAAACACTCCTGAATGGACGTATTGTTACCAGTGA
- the LOC128734365 gene encoding venom serine protease-like: MITTRSLSFFVLFLPLVAGWFEGCDQQFQLASTANAQLVSPFYPEKYPSGSSCRYMLIAPPGYTIEASCSINIDAPLGTSCSTELFYISVEGFSSLVGSEFACGAGTVVRKSLFNKLMIAYTSASADKSGSFSCGIKVQPQDCDCGWSRWQKIVGGTEAGVNEYTSMVGLLDKVTVSVFCSGAIISYRYILTAAHCVENLPNVDRIQALVGDQDYRTGLDTPYSELYDIEAIIIHERYVQSTRDNDISLIRTVKDMHWNRGVGPVCLPFSYRTYDFQGLDVDVAGWGTTSFGGPQSTTLRRTTLKVLSNNNCNVQYVNSNKICTYAPGKDTCQFDSGGPLYLRGVQRMYAIGIVSYGGVCAGATPSVNTRITAYLDWIQNRSPGAFYCVKQQ, from the exons ATGATCACAACTCGATCGCTGTCTTTTTTCGTACTATTTCTACCTCTCGTCGCGGGTTGGTTCGAAGGTTGTGATCAACAATTTCAACTTGCTTCGACGGCTAACGCTCAACTTGTATCACCATTTTACCCTGAAAAATATCCGTCAGGAAGTTCTTGTCGCTACATGCTAATAGCTCCACCAGGATACACCATAGAAGCTAGTTGTTCGATAAATATAGATGCTCCGCTGGGTACGAGCTGTTCAACGGAACTTTTCTACATTTCCGTGGAAGGCTTTTCGTCACTGGTGGGAAGCGAATTTGCATGTGGCGCCGGAACTGTGGTTCGAAAGTCACTGTTCAATAAGCTAATGATAGCGTACACATCGGCCAGTGCGGATAAGTCCGGGTCCTTCAGCTGCGGAATAAAAGTTCAACCACAGGACTGTGATTGCGGTTGGTCACGATGGCAAAAAATTGTTGGCGGTACGGAAGCCGGGGTTAACGAGTATACGTCCATGGTTGGGTTGttggacaaggtgacggttagTGTATTCTGTTCCGGTGCAATAA TCAGTTACAGGTATATCCTAACGGCAGCTCACTGTGTAGAAAACCTCCCAAATGTTGATCGAATACAAGCTCTCGTGGGCGATCAGGACTACAGAACTGGGTTAGATACTCCGTATTCTGAACTGTACGATATTGAAGCAATCATTATACATGAAAGATATGTGCAAAGTACTCGAGacaacgacatttctttgattCGTACCGTGAAAGATATGCATTGGAATCGGGGTGTTGGCCCAGTTTGTTTGCCTTTCAGTTACAGAACGTATGATTTCCAAGGCCTTGATGTGGACGTCGCTGGTTGGGGAACAACCAGTTTCGGAGGACCACAGAGTACAACGCTCAGACGAACTACGTTGAAAGTACTCAGCAATAATAACTGTAATGTACAGTATGTCAACAGTAACAAAATATGCACGTACGCGCCCGGAAAGGACACCTGTCAGTTCGATTCCGGTGGGCCCCTGTACCTACGTGGCGTCCAACGTATGTACGCAATCGGAATTGTCAGTTATGGAGGCGTATGTGCAGGAGCAACACCATCAGTCAATACAAGAATAACTGCCTATCTTGATTGGATTCAGAATCGAAGCCCCGGTGCGTTCTACTGTGTGAAACAACAATGA
- the LOC128735314 gene encoding venom serine protease-like yields the protein MRSAIAGTFILVLVCLAAVDGQCYYALDMKFGSDYYLPSPDYPFLYPPGTQCSYRVSAPFGYRINITCEDFQIPSSVNCKYDYLAISLTGREDLLDAFTFCGSGVIQQKSVGNRLSLKLHSADTSRGGKFLCRMSIISQSCSCGKKKTLRIVNGVQTKVNEFPMMAAMIDVKSRTIVCGAVIIADYYALTAAHCLLPRSVDDTVLLVGDHNLTTGVDTTYAQPYVLVQFLTHPGFTTHPVANDIALLRTLQRIQYNAGVGPVCLPWKFRGNNFDGATVEACGWGDLDFGGPQAKVLNKVSLDVISNQACSTRLNGTISYQKMCTYTPAKDACQSDSGGPLFYTEPASGLVYELGIISYGFACATTKPSVNTRVTEYLDWIIANSPDTFYCFQ from the exons ATGCGGTCTGCCATAGCAGGAACCTTCATTCTGGTGCTCGTCTGTCTCGCAGCCGTTGATGGACAGTGCTATTATGCATTGGATATGAAATTTGGTTCCGACTACTATCTGCCATCGCCAGACTATCCGTTTCTATATCCACCGGGTACGCAGTGTTCCTATCGGGTCAGCGCACCCTTCGGATATCGGATAAATATAACATGTGAGGATTTTCAAATTCCCAGT AGTGTCAACTGCAAGTATGACTACCTCGCGATCTCCTTAACTGGCCGGGAAGATCTTCTGGATGCATTTACGTTTTGCGGTTCTGGTGTTATCCAGCAGAAATCGGTTGGCAATCGGCTTTCCCTTAAGTTACATTCTGCCGATACCAGCCGCGGAGGAAAATTTCTCTGTCGAATGTCGATAATTTCGCAGAGTTGTTCCTGCGGCAAAAAGAAGACC CTGCGGATCGTTAATGGTGTTCAAACGAAGGTCAACGAGTTTCCCATGATGGCGGCAATGATCGATGTGAAATCGCGAACTATTGTGTGCGGAGCCGTTATAA ttGCTGATTACTACGCCCTCACGGCAGCCCACTGCCTCCTGCCACGCTCGGTAGATGACACGGTTTTACTGGTGGGAGATCATAATCTTACCACCGGAGTGGACACAACTTATGCCCAACCATACGTGCTGGTTCAATTTTTAACCCATCCTGGTTTCACGACGCATCCGGTTGCAAATGACATCGCGCTGCTGCGTACACTGCAAAGGATACAGTACAACGCTGGCGTCGGGCCCGTTTGTCTTCCGTGGAAATTTCGCGGCAACAACTTCGACGGTGCCACCGTGGAAGCGTGCGGTTGGGGAGACCTAGATTTCGGTGGACCACAGGCTAAAGTGCTGAACAAGGTATCCCTCGATGTTATCAGCAATCAAGCTTGTTCGACACGGTTGAATGGCACCATTTCGTATCAAAAAATGTGCACCTACACACCGGCCAAGGATGCCTGCCAG TCTGACTCGGGCGGACCGCTCTTCTACACCGAACCGGCGAGCGGTTTGGTCTACGAGCTTGGCATCATAAGCTATGGTTTTGCGTGTGCCACCACTAAGCCCAGTGTCAACACCAGGGTCACCGAGTATTTGGACTGGATTATCGCTAACAGTCCGGACACGTTCTACTGCTTTCAGTGA